In Caproiciproducens sp. NJN-50, the following are encoded in one genomic region:
- a CDS encoding dihydroxyacetone kinase subunit DhaK codes for MQRILNHPDNIVDEMLKGFLKAHSDLVESPGHSRVVKAKNIPSEKVAVVTGGGSGHKPAFIGYVGRGMCDAAAVGEIFSSPTAAAFLEAFRATDTGKGVACLYGNYSGDNMNVKMAVKMAGKQGITVKTVVANDDVASAPKDQREKRRGVAGEILMWKAAGAKAAQGAGLDEVIAVAQKAIDNCRSVGIGLQPCTLPSVGHPNFEIKPGTMEVGIGHHGEPGVEVCPLESASQIARRMTDIVLPDYPFLAGDEVVVLVSGLGATPLMEQYVLYNEIETILTKKGIRIHRSYVGNYFTSLDMMGATLTVMKVDSELKELVDASACTVGLKQF; via the coding sequence ATGCAGAGAATTCTGAATCATCCGGATAACATCGTGGATGAAATGCTGAAAGGCTTTCTGAAAGCGCATTCCGATCTGGTGGAAAGCCCCGGACATTCCCGTGTGGTAAAAGCGAAAAACATTCCATCGGAAAAAGTAGCCGTTGTGACCGGCGGGGGAAGCGGCCACAAGCCGGCATTTATCGGCTATGTCGGCAGGGGAATGTGCGATGCGGCCGCCGTCGGCGAAATTTTCTCCTCCCCTACCGCGGCCGCGTTTCTGGAAGCTTTCAGGGCCACTGATACCGGAAAGGGCGTGGCCTGCCTGTACGGCAATTACTCCGGGGACAACATGAATGTAAAAATGGCCGTGAAGATGGCCGGGAAACAGGGAATTACCGTAAAAACCGTAGTGGCAAACGACGACGTGGCCAGCGCCCCGAAGGACCAGAGGGAAAAGCGCAGAGGCGTGGCGGGTGAAATCCTGATGTGGAAAGCCGCCGGCGCGAAGGCGGCTCAGGGCGCCGGTCTTGACGAAGTGATCGCCGTTGCGCAAAAGGCGATCGACAACTGCCGCAGCGTGGGCATCGGGCTGCAGCCATGCACGCTTCCCTCGGTGGGGCATCCTAATTTTGAGATCAAGCCAGGCACCATGGAAGTCGGCATCGGCCATCACGGGGAACCCGGCGTCGAGGTTTGTCCACTGGAATCCGCTTCGCAGATCGCCCGCCGCATGACGGACATCGTCCTCCCGGATTATCCGTTCTTGGCCGGCGATGAAGTTGTGGTGCTGGTGTCCGGCCTGGGCGCAACTCCGCTGATGGAGCAGTACGTTCTTTATAACGAGATTGAAACCATTCTGACAAAAAAGGGAATCCGGATTCACCGCTCCTACGTGGGCAACTATTTTACTTCTCTTGATATGATGGGGGCGACCCTGACCGTCATGAAAGTGGACAGCGAACTGAAAGAATTAGTGGACGCATCGGCCTGCACAGTGGGCCTGAAGCAGTTCTGA
- a CDS encoding LacI family DNA-binding transcriptional regulator: MNVSLKTIAQMTGLSVTTVSHAINGTRAVSKRSKRLVEEAIRQTGYTPNLAAQMLKTNRSKIVALLIPATEPNNSTNSFFFDVLNGAREHLAANDYDLMIATFPELELEKQLDNFQLLKKRLVDGILLVPPTRHLKVLEKICAFNLPLVLLDRRVEGSRLPMVYSDNVEGACRAVHTLAEGGRERIAFLGGNMEFSTTYDRYLGYCRGMQELSLPTQEELIFKNLKYSVKDGEKATELLMREKADAIFVANNVLLLGVLSYFNAHGIQSPEDVSVVSYDDSDWMQVTNPTITATFQNPYRIGEEGAELLMRTLNGEDTTGIKIVLPCEIILRRSHLGNPDRAGEAPV; encoded by the coding sequence TTGAATGTATCTTTAAAAACAATTGCTCAGATGACCGGCCTTTCGGTAACGACGGTGTCCCACGCAATCAACGGGACCCGGGCGGTTTCAAAACGAAGCAAGCGGCTGGTAGAGGAAGCCATCCGGCAAACTGGGTATACCCCCAATCTCGCGGCCCAGATGCTGAAGACTAACCGTTCGAAAATCGTAGCCCTTTTGATCCCGGCGACAGAGCCAAACAACTCCACTAACAGTTTCTTCTTTGACGTTCTGAACGGAGCCAGGGAACATCTAGCCGCAAATGATTATGACCTGATGATTGCTACTTTCCCCGAGCTGGAATTGGAAAAGCAGCTGGACAATTTCCAATTGTTAAAAAAGCGCCTGGTGGACGGAATCCTTTTGGTTCCGCCAACAAGGCACTTAAAAGTTCTGGAAAAGATCTGCGCGTTTAACCTGCCGCTGGTCCTCCTTGACCGCCGTGTCGAAGGAAGCAGGCTGCCGATGGTCTATTCCGATAATGTGGAAGGGGCCTGCCGGGCCGTTCATACTCTGGCGGAGGGGGGGCGTGAACGCATCGCATTTTTGGGTGGAAATATGGAATTTTCCACAACTTACGACCGTTATCTGGGATATTGCCGCGGGATGCAGGAGCTTTCTCTTCCCACCCAAGAAGAGCTGATTTTCAAAAATTTGAAATACAGCGTTAAGGATGGAGAAAAAGCCACGGAGCTTTTGATGCGGGAAAAAGCGGACGCCATTTTTGTGGCGAACAATGTCCTTCTCCTCGGGGTACTCAGCTATTTCAACGCCCATGGGATTCAATCACCAGAAGACGTATCCGTCGTGAGCTACGATGACAGCGACTGGATGCAGGTTACCAACCCGACCATTACAGCAACCTTTCAAAATCCTTACCGTATTGGTGAAGAAGGTGCAGAGCTGCTGATGCGCACTTTGAACGGAGAAGACACTACCGGAATCAAAATTGTTCTTCCCTGTGAAATAATCCTGCGCCGATCGCATTTGGGGAATCCGGATCGCGCCGGGGAAGCCCCGGTGTAA
- a CDS encoding TRAP transporter small permease, with amino-acid sequence MKKIFKSLNANFERVCMIVLFIAMFCVVLAGISSRLAGSPFGWTEEASRLTFVWMIFFGLSYGTMYDKHIRVTVLVDKFGPTFSAGVTIFWDIVTALVFIWIAVYGCKYVGYSANARTFAMDLNKGTIAFIIPFSACLNVFRTFQKLILEHIPTLKAAKQTSH; translated from the coding sequence ATGAAAAAAATTTTTAAATCCCTTAACGCAAATTTCGAGCGCGTTTGCATGATCGTTCTCTTTATCGCGATGTTCTGCGTCGTACTGGCAGGGATCTCTTCCCGGCTGGCCGGCAGCCCGTTTGGCTGGACGGAGGAAGCTTCCCGCCTAACCTTCGTGTGGATGATCTTTTTTGGCCTATCCTATGGAACCATGTACGACAAGCATATCCGCGTGACAGTGCTGGTCGACAAATTCGGCCCCACCTTTTCCGCAGGAGTTACGATCTTCTGGGATATCGTCACCGCGCTGGTTTTCATCTGGATCGCGGTATACGGCTGCAAGTACGTCGGCTACAGCGCAAATGCCAGGACTTTCGCAATGGACCTGAACAAAGGCACAATCGCATTCATCATCCCGTTCAGCGCTTGCCTCAACGTATTCCGCACCTTCCAAAAGCTAATTCTGGAGCATATTCCCACCCTGAAAGCTGCGAAACAAACATCACATTAA
- the dhaL gene encoding dihydroxyacetone kinase subunit DhaL, whose protein sequence is MDDFENSAGKSVLLAMVKAIQENRTFLGDVDGLIGDGDHGANMAKGFTVFENRFAAEETGFSEGLDELGNILFNEIGGSMGPIYGTIFMDMAEAAEGADEIDLPLLAKMLEAGLNGLYEIVDARVGDKTLVDTLSPSVEILKKTAAAGTPFAEALKEMKKAALAGRNSTKDLIAKYGRASRLGERSKGVLDAGAASCCIILTSMADGILALLQNGGNLQ, encoded by the coding sequence ATGGACGATTTTGAAAACAGCGCGGGAAAATCCGTGCTGTTGGCGATGGTCAAGGCCATTCAGGAAAACAGGACGTTCCTCGGCGATGTGGACGGGCTGATCGGCGACGGAGATCACGGCGCAAATATGGCGAAGGGATTTACCGTTTTCGAAAATCGTTTTGCCGCGGAAGAAACCGGATTCTCCGAGGGCCTGGACGAATTGGGAAACATTCTGTTCAACGAAATCGGCGGCTCCATGGGACCGATTTACGGCACGATTTTCATGGATATGGCCGAAGCGGCCGAGGGAGCCGATGAAATTGATCTTCCCCTGCTGGCGAAAATGCTGGAAGCGGGTCTGAACGGGCTGTATGAGATTGTGGACGCGCGGGTTGGTGACAAGACTCTGGTCGATACCCTCTCCCCTTCGGTGGAAATCCTGAAAAAAACCGCGGCGGCGGGCACGCCGTTTGCGGAGGCCTTGAAAGAAATGAAAAAAGCCGCACTGGCGGGCCGTAACTCCACAAAAGATCTGATTGCCAAGTACGGCCGCGCAAGCCGTCTTGGAGAACGCTCCAAAGGGGTTCTGGATGCGGGGGCCGCCTCCTGCTGCATTATCCTGACCTCCATGGCGGACGGTATTTTAGCTTTGCTTCAGAACGGAGGGAATCTGCAGTGA
- the ilvD gene encoding dihydroxy-acid dehydratase, translating to MGKQFRSQKILSRPVWSSIRALYKGMGYSDYDLSRPLIGIANSWSRANPGHDNLRQVADCVKDGILQAGGTPVEFGIIGPCDGMACGNDGMHYILPARDLIANEVEIMAQVNHLDGLVLLGSCDKVVPGLLMAAARLDIPALLVNGGPALGGCLFDGRESDNSSMVEALGMLSKGLITEQEYIRLEAESNPSCGSCSFLGTANTMCAITEALGMCLPGSSMIPAVLAERRRAAQESGRRIVKMAEDGLTSRKLINKKGLRNALRLGMAIGGSTNMALHFPAIAYEAECEFTMNEIDEIARRTPHLAMIYPNGSENVPAFYRAGGVPAVMKQLETLLETDAMTCTGKSWAQVLADLPPVENNIIHSIPHAWHQWGSLAVLRGNLAPHTAVTKPTAIDPSMLRFEGVAACFDSEDAAGEAVMAGRIRSGTVLVVRYEGPKGGPGMREMVRLMKLLYGQNLALSTAVITDGRFSGTNNGCFVGHISPEASEGGPIAVVRDGDRIRIDVEKGTLDLLIPDTELKSRLAQFTPRPPKKLKGYLNLYARLAESADKGAILRNR from the coding sequence ATGGGAAAGCAGTTCAGAAGTCAAAAGATTTTATCCCGGCCCGTCTGGTCCAGCATCCGGGCTTTGTACAAAGGAATGGGTTACAGCGACTACGACCTTTCCAGGCCTTTGATCGGCATCGCCAATTCCTGGAGCAGGGCGAATCCGGGGCACGACAATCTGCGGCAGGTGGCGGACTGCGTCAAGGACGGAATTCTGCAGGCCGGCGGCACCCCTGTGGAGTTTGGAATCATCGGCCCGTGCGACGGGATGGCATGCGGAAATGACGGTATGCATTATATCCTGCCGGCCCGGGATCTCATTGCAAACGAAGTGGAGATCATGGCCCAGGTCAATCATCTGGACGGTCTGGTTTTGTTGGGCAGCTGCGACAAGGTGGTTCCGGGCCTCTTGATGGCCGCCGCCCGCCTGGACATTCCCGCCCTCCTCGTCAACGGCGGTCCCGCTCTGGGCGGATGTCTGTTTGACGGGCGCGAGTCGGACAACTCCAGCATGGTTGAAGCATTGGGAATGCTGAGCAAAGGCCTCATCACCGAGCAGGAGTACATTCGTTTGGAAGCGGAGTCCAATCCCTCCTGCGGTTCCTGCTCCTTTCTGGGCACAGCCAACACCATGTGCGCCATTACGGAAGCCCTTGGTATGTGTCTGCCCGGCAGCAGCATGATTCCGGCAGTTCTGGCGGAACGCCGGCGCGCCGCCCAGGAATCCGGGCGACGTATCGTAAAGATGGCGGAGGACGGTTTGACTTCCCGAAAACTGATCAATAAGAAGGGACTGCGCAACGCCCTGCGGCTCGGCATGGCGATCGGCGGTTCCACAAACATGGCGCTGCACTTTCCAGCCATCGCTTATGAAGCCGAATGCGAATTTACAATGAATGAAATCGACGAAATCGCCCGCCGCACACCCCATTTGGCCATGATCTATCCGAACGGTTCCGAAAACGTGCCGGCTTTTTATAGAGCGGGCGGCGTGCCGGCTGTTATGAAGCAGCTGGAAACGCTCTTAGAAACGGACGCCATGACCTGTACCGGAAAAAGTTGGGCTCAGGTCCTTGCGGATCTTCCCCCAGTGGAAAACAATATCATTCATTCCATTCCTCACGCCTGGCATCAGTGGGGAAGCCTCGCAGTGCTGCGCGGGAATCTGGCCCCGCATACGGCCGTCACAAAGCCCACCGCCATCGACCCTTCCATGCTGCGCTTTGAAGGAGTCGCGGCCTGTTTCGACTCAGAAGATGCAGCCGGTGAGGCGGTGATGGCTGGCCGCATCCGTTCCGGGACAGTTCTGGTGGTCCGCTACGAAGGGCCCAAAGGGGGACCGGGCATGCGGGAAATGGTCCGATTAATGAAGCTGCTTTACGGTCAGAATCTGGCGCTCTCCACCGCCGTCATCACGGACGGAAGATTTTCCGGCACAAACAACGGCTGTTTTGTAGGGCATATCTCTCCCGAGGCCAGCGAGGGCGGTCCCATCGCGGTAGTCCGCGACGGGGACAGAATCCGAATCGACGTGGAAAAGGGCACACTGGACCTGCTGATTCCTGATACGGAGCTTAAATCCCGTCTCGCGCAGTTTACACCGCGGCCTCCTAAAAAGCTGAAGGGGTATTTGAATTTGTACGCCCGTTTAGCTGAATCCGCCGATAAAGGTGCCATTCTCCGCAACCGGTAA
- the rpiB gene encoding ribose 5-phosphate isomerase B — protein MKLAIGCDEAAYRLKVILKEHLAKNHPGWDVKDFGADAGAAVLYPDVAFPVADAVARGKYERAILLCGTGIGMCICANKVPGVRAAVCHDPFSAERSRKSNNAQILCMGERVIGTELAKTLVDIWLSCDFSGGGSAPKVARINELERAHIAESSR, from the coding sequence GTGAAACTTGCCATTGGCTGCGATGAAGCAGCTTATCGTTTAAAGGTCATCTTGAAAGAGCATCTGGCGAAAAATCACCCGGGCTGGGACGTAAAGGACTTCGGAGCCGATGCCGGCGCGGCCGTTCTTTATCCCGACGTCGCTTTTCCGGTCGCCGACGCGGTCGCCCGGGGCAAATATGAGCGCGCCATTCTTTTGTGCGGCACGGGGATCGGCATGTGCATCTGCGCAAACAAGGTTCCCGGCGTCCGTGCGGCTGTCTGCCACGATCCTTTCTCGGCGGAGCGCAGCCGCAAAAGCAACAACGCTCAGATTCTTTGCATGGGCGAGCGGGTGATCGGCACGGAACTGGCCAAAACTCTCGTTGATATCTGGTTAAGCTGTGATTTTTCAGGAGGCGGAAGCGCGCCGAAGGTTGCCAGGATCAACGAACTGGAGCGGGCCCATATCGCAGAATCAAGCAGATAA
- a CDS encoding phosphoglycerate dehydrogenase: protein MKVLSALPNYRNLCPDGIRLLKENGCELVINELGRPMGFGDLKDIVADVDGVVAGVDVWDEKLLSLAPKLKAIARFGVGVDNLDLKACERRGITVTNCPGVNTNSVAEHALMLILGLLRHLGECDRSIREGRWSRVMHHELRGQTVGLLGFGSVGRSLCEKLEPFHVRVLAYDKYPDEKAAAQLGVKLTSQNEVLAQADILSLHTPATPETAHMINRDTIGLMKSGVMLINTARGSVVDEAAVYAAMKEGKVAGYGTDVFDGEPPAVDNPLFSMQQYLCTPHVAAESYENWTQTGVITAQALLDVFSGRVPQHKLV, encoded by the coding sequence ATGAAAGTGCTGTCAGCTCTGCCGAACTATCGGAATCTGTGCCCGGATGGCATCAGGCTGCTGAAAGAAAACGGCTGCGAACTTGTCATAAACGAACTCGGCCGGCCCATGGGCTTTGGCGACCTCAAAGATATTGTCGCCGATGTTGACGGCGTGGTGGCCGGCGTCGACGTCTGGGACGAAAAGCTGCTGTCTTTAGCCCCAAAGCTGAAAGCGATTGCCCGCTTTGGCGTAGGGGTGGACAATTTGGACTTAAAGGCCTGTGAGCGGCGCGGGATTACAGTAACAAATTGCCCCGGAGTCAATACAAACTCCGTCGCGGAACATGCTTTGATGCTGATTTTGGGCCTGCTGCGCCATCTGGGAGAATGCGACCGGTCCATCCGGGAGGGCCGCTGGTCCCGGGTTATGCACCATGAACTGCGCGGACAAACCGTCGGCCTTCTGGGATTCGGTTCGGTCGGGCGCAGCCTCTGCGAAAAATTGGAGCCTTTTCACGTGCGGGTTCTCGCTTACGATAAATACCCGGATGAAAAAGCCGCCGCTCAGCTCGGCGTGAAGCTGACAAGCCAAAACGAGGTCTTGGCCCAGGCCGATATTTTAAGCCTGCACACACCGGCCACACCCGAGACCGCTCACATGATCAACCGGGACACAATCGGCCTGATGAAAAGCGGCGTGATGCTTATCAACACCGCGCGCGGTTCCGTGGTAGACGAAGCCGCGGTTTATGCCGCCATGAAGGAAGGAAAAGTAGCCGGTTACGGCACCGATGTATTCGACGGCGAACCGCCCGCCGTGGATAATCCGCTTTTCAGCATGCAGCAATACCTGTGTACGCCGCACGTTGCCGCAGAATCCTATGAGAACTGGACGCAGACGGGCGTCATCACCGCGCAGGCCTTGCTGGACGTCTTCTCCGGCAGGGTTCCGCAGCACAAACTGGTATAA
- a CDS encoding dihydrodipicolinate synthase family protein: protein MQKSMQKLFGTVVPIVTPLTEEDKIDVESLKHLVDHCIDNGLQCLYPCGTTGEMMYLTVEERKLVTETVVKYANRRVPVFAQVGAWNLADTIELAKHAVAVGADGIGVVTPVFYKLSDQGLVNFYEAVAKSVPVDFPVYLYSIPQNAVNDINPATAEAIAKKCPNVVGIKYSYPDFTRLQQLMLIRNQTFSVLVGPDHLFEALCAVGGDGTVSGNAMCIPEHYAKIWEAVEAKDYELATKYQRRTNVLNAVMCSINNIAAYKVILKSEGVIATTKMRRPMENLTPEQEADLLAAMKRLDYRKVIV, encoded by the coding sequence ATGCAAAAGAGTATGCAGAAATTATTTGGCACGGTTGTCCCTATTGTGACCCCGCTTACGGAAGAAGACAAAATTGATGTCGAAAGTTTGAAACATCTGGTGGATCATTGCATCGACAATGGGCTGCAGTGCCTGTATCCCTGCGGCACAACCGGTGAGATGATGTATCTGACCGTCGAAGAGCGCAAGCTGGTCACGGAGACGGTTGTCAAATATGCCAACAGACGTGTTCCCGTTTTTGCGCAGGTCGGCGCATGGAATCTGGCCGATACAATTGAACTTGCAAAGCATGCGGTAGCGGTAGGCGCGGATGGGATCGGCGTTGTCACTCCTGTTTTCTATAAACTGAGCGACCAGGGACTGGTGAATTTTTATGAAGCTGTGGCAAAGAGCGTACCGGTGGATTTCCCGGTCTATTTGTACAGCATTCCGCAGAATGCCGTGAACGACATCAATCCGGCGACGGCGGAGGCGATTGCAAAGAAATGTCCGAATGTGGTCGGTATCAAATACAGCTATCCCGATTTTACCAGACTGCAGCAGCTCATGCTGATCCGAAACCAGACGTTCAGCGTTCTTGTCGGACCGGATCATCTATTTGAAGCGCTGTGCGCCGTGGGCGGCGACGGTACCGTTTCCGGCAACGCGATGTGCATTCCGGAGCACTATGCCAAAATATGGGAAGCCGTTGAGGCGAAGGACTATGAGCTGGCAACCAAATATCAGCGCCGGACCAATGTGCTGAATGCTGTAATGTGCTCGATCAACAATATCGCGGCATATAAAGTGATCTTAAAGAGCGAAGGCGTGATTGCCACCACAAAGATGCGCCGCCCGATGGAGAATCTGACACCGGAGCAGGAAGCGGATCTCCTGGCGGCGATGAAGCGCCTGGATTACCGTAAGGTGATCGTCTGA
- a CDS encoding L-fucose/L-arabinose isomerase family protein, producing MSRKPVLGVLGFSDGDPEVHLQLKGIVQAQVDAIVDALRADGRIDVLVTDTQVNSVQSAKHLAEEMKKKNVDATLFSYGVFAFPNFSAIAAQNGKGPFLLAANLNPDWPGMVAMLAAGGALHHLGIDHFRVAGDVQQPDVLEQIVTFARCAMVVNSLNGMKYGLFGGRSLGMYSSTVSMQDWQKLFGIDVEHIDQSEIVREAENIPEEEVEKAFRWLTQNVGKIAYNGTTFTPEKLKTQIRHYQATKKLIDENQLDFIGVKCHYEMSRHYCTECLSAAFLNDPYDWDGPKPPCVCACEADSDAALTMEILKLLTDDPVIFMDVRHYDAENDVMVFCNCGSQSTYYAAASDDYKENLAKVTLYPALDIYAGGGCHVNMQTKPGKATIARLCRSEGKYRMVIIPCEFVSMPVEKEAETTKEWPHVFAKLPFDHQIFLNNFDANHCHAVYGNHVDELKMICKMLHIEIDMLEA from the coding sequence ATGTCAAGGAAGCCGGTTTTAGGAGTTTTAGGTTTTTCCGATGGTGATCCTGAGGTACATCTTCAACTGAAGGGAATCGTGCAAGCTCAGGTGGACGCCATCGTGGACGCTCTGAGAGCGGACGGAAGGATAGACGTACTCGTCACTGATACGCAGGTAAACAGTGTACAAAGTGCAAAACATCTCGCGGAAGAAATGAAGAAAAAGAACGTGGACGCCACTTTGTTTTCTTATGGTGTGTTCGCATTCCCCAATTTCAGCGCGATTGCCGCCCAAAACGGAAAGGGACCTTTCCTGTTAGCGGCAAATCTCAATCCGGACTGGCCGGGCATGGTGGCCATGCTGGCTGCCGGAGGAGCTCTTCACCATCTTGGCATCGATCATTTCCGAGTTGCAGGCGATGTTCAGCAACCTGATGTTCTGGAGCAAATCGTCACTTTTGCCCGTTGTGCCATGGTTGTTAATTCGTTGAACGGTATGAAATACGGTTTGTTCGGTGGCCGCAGCCTGGGAATGTACAGTTCCACGGTTTCCATGCAGGACTGGCAAAAACTTTTCGGAATCGATGTGGAGCATATCGACCAGTCCGAAATCGTCAGGGAAGCGGAGAACATCCCTGAGGAAGAAGTGGAGAAAGCGTTCCGCTGGCTGACCCAGAACGTGGGAAAAATCGCCTATAACGGCACAACCTTCACGCCGGAAAAGCTGAAGACCCAGATCCGTCATTACCAGGCCACTAAAAAATTGATTGATGAAAATCAGCTCGATTTTATAGGGGTTAAATGTCACTATGAAATGAGCCGCCATTACTGCACCGAATGTCTTTCCGCGGCATTTCTGAATGATCCCTATGACTGGGACGGCCCGAAACCTCCCTGTGTCTGCGCCTGCGAAGCGGACAGCGACGCGGCTCTGACCATGGAGATTCTGAAGCTTCTCACCGACGACCCGGTCATCTTTATGGATGTGCGGCATTACGACGCGGAAAACGATGTGATGGTATTCTGCAACTGCGGTTCCCAGTCCACATACTACGCGGCGGCCAGTGACGACTATAAGGAAAATCTGGCCAAAGTTACGCTCTATCCCGCGCTGGACATCTATGCGGGCGGCGGCTGCCATGTAAATATGCAGACAAAACCCGGCAAGGCGACGATCGCGCGCCTCTGCCGCAGCGAGGGAAAATACCGCATGGTGATCATTCCGTGCGAATTTGTCTCAATGCCGGTGGAAAAGGAAGCGGAGACAACAAAAGAATGGCCCCATGTTTTTGCCAAGCTGCCTTTTGATCATCAGATTTTTCTGAACAACTTTGACGCCAACCACTGCCATGCGGTATACGGCAATCACGTGGATGAACTCAAAATGATCTGCAAAATGCTGCACATTGAGATTGACATGTTAGAAGCATAA
- a CDS encoding dihydroxyacetone kinase subunit DhaK, whose amino-acid sequence MKKIINKPETYVEDMLRGIYAAHGDQVKYAADDLRCYCTAEKRPGKVAIVTGGGTGHLPLFLGYVGENLLDGCGVGGVFQSPSADQIYSISKEVESGGGILYLYGNYTGDIMNFDMAAEMCEMDDIQTRSIVGADDVNSNADSRARRGVAGIFFMYKCAGAKAAGGGTLDEVLEAARKAKDNTRTVGFALTPCIIPEVGHPNFTLAENEMAMGMGIHGEPGVWNGPLKTADELAKESLETLLNDMPVNSGEEACVLVNGLGATSAEELYILYDSIRKLLVQRGIRIYRSFVGEYATSMEMAGASVSICRMVDQEMKDQIDLPVKTPFYTQT is encoded by the coding sequence ATGAAAAAAATCATAAACAAACCCGAAACATATGTTGAGGACATGCTCAGGGGAATCTATGCCGCTCACGGGGATCAGGTCAAATACGCGGCGGACGATCTCCGCTGTTACTGCACGGCAGAAAAAAGGCCCGGAAAAGTTGCCATTGTTACGGGCGGCGGCACGGGACATCTGCCTTTGTTCCTTGGTTATGTAGGAGAGAATTTGCTGGATGGCTGCGGCGTGGGGGGCGTGTTTCAATCTCCGTCGGCTGACCAGATCTACAGCATTTCCAAAGAGGTGGAATCGGGCGGAGGAATTCTTTATCTTTATGGGAACTATACCGGGGATATCATGAATTTCGACATGGCCGCAGAAATGTGTGAAATGGATGACATTCAGACTCGCTCCATTGTCGGTGCGGACGATGTTAACTCCAACGCGGATTCGCGTGCGCGGCGCGGCGTGGCGGGGATCTTCTTTATGTACAAATGTGCCGGCGCAAAGGCGGCCGGAGGCGGTACGCTAGATGAGGTCCTTGAGGCGGCCCGGAAGGCAAAGGACAATACTCGCACGGTGGGGTTTGCTTTGACTCCCTGCATTATCCCAGAAGTCGGTCATCCGAATTTTACCTTGGCCGAGAATGAGATGGCCATGGGTATGGGAATCCACGGAGAACCGGGTGTATGGAACGGTCCTTTGAAAACCGCCGATGAGCTGGCAAAAGAATCGCTTGAAACTCTGCTGAACGATATGCCCGTCAATTCCGGTGAAGAAGCCTGCGTTCTGGTCAATGGGCTTGGGGCGACCTCAGCGGAAGAACTTTATATTTTATACGACTCCATTCGGAAACTTCTGGTTCAGAGGGGAATCCGTATATACCGCAGCTTTGTGGGAGAGTATGCCACTTCCATGGAGATGGCGGGCGCATCCGTTTCCATTTGCAGAATGGTCGATCAGGAAATGAAGGACCAGATTGATTTGCCGGTAAAAACCCCGTTTTATACCCAGACATAA
- a CDS encoding IclR family transcriptional regulator — MKPQNITVPALERALNILEYLAKANRPVTLKTLAGDLDIPIASAFRLVKNLVSRGYVKEHAGGQTTYVLGGQISFLAVSYEQGISLQAKAEPFMRDLAEKLKQTVQLAVMKNGTLQYISQTLSASTTNVNVVAPLYTPLNIHTSAAGKILFSYLSGEQQTECLHKMQFTRATEKTITDAEAFVTETIMSRQHGYAVDMEEYAKGIGCLAIPVFSRDTCVAALGITGSISNYKNTEHFSFLLQQLQKSAEELSQTLLFYA, encoded by the coding sequence ATGAAGCCACAAAACATAACTGTTCCCGCCTTGGAGCGGGCGTTGAATATTCTGGAGTATTTGGCAAAGGCCAACCGTCCGGTTACCTTAAAAACATTGGCGGGCGATTTGGACATTCCCATCGCGTCGGCGTTCCGCTTGGTGAAGAACTTGGTCAGCCGCGGTTATGTGAAGGAGCATGCCGGCGGGCAGACCACATATGTGCTGGGAGGGCAGATCTCGTTTTTGGCTGTCTCTTATGAACAGGGGATTTCTCTTCAGGCAAAGGCTGAGCCATTTATGCGCGACTTGGCGGAGAAGCTGAAACAGACAGTACAGTTGGCTGTGATGAAAAATGGAACTTTGCAGTATATCAGTCAGACATTGTCGGCTTCGACTACAAATGTCAACGTGGTGGCACCCTTGTACACTCCTTTGAATATACACACCAGCGCCGCCGGAAAGATCCTGTTCAGTTATCTTTCCGGGGAACAGCAAACCGAATGTCTTCATAAGATGCAGTTTACCCGCGCCACAGAAAAGACGATTACCGATGCGGAAGCATTTGTTACGGAAACGATTATGAGCCGTCAGCACGGCTATGCGGTGGATATGGAGGAATATGCGAAAGGAATCGGCTGTCTTGCGATTCCGGTTTTCAGCAGAGACACATGCGTCGCGGCACTGGGAATCACGGGCAGTATCTCAAACTACAAGAATACGGAACACTTCTCTTTTTTGCTGCAGCAACTGCAAAAAAGTGCCGAAGAGCTCTCTCAGACTTTGCTTTTCTATGCTTAA